A single genomic interval of Streptomyces graminofaciens harbors:
- the dnaK gene encoding molecular chaperone DnaK, giving the protein MGKAVGIDLGTTNSVIAVWEGGEPTVVPNTEGNRTTPSVVAFTDTGERLVGQLARRQSILNPKGTIYSAKRFVGRHFDEISEEAKAVAYDVVEGDGGAARFKVRDKLYAPEEISAQVLRKLADDASKQLGERVTEAVITVPAYFNDAQRTATKDAGRIAGLEVLRIINEPTAAALAYGMDKKQHETVLVFDLGGGTFDVSILDVGDGVVEVRSTAGDSHLGGDDFDRRLVDQLADGFQKENGIDLRQDPQALQRLFEAAEKAKTELSSVTQTQVSLPFITADASGPKHLTTTIMRSTFEQITGDLVERCLGPVQQAMDDAKVSDNDIDEVILVGGSTRIPAVQALVRRLTGGKDPNMSVNPDEVVAMGAAIQAGVLKGEVKDVLLLDVTPLSLGVETRGGVMTKIIERNTTIPVRRSETFSTAEDNQPAVDVVVLQGERELAADNRVLGRFRLTDIRPAPRGEPQIEVIFDIDANGILNVTARDKDTGKEQGITISESSNLDRSEVERMVQESERNRGQDQALREAVDARNELDAIAYQVEKRLGELGDAAPAHEKARAEMLVSEAREAVRNEAGVDKVRPLASELQQVFAGLAAHQAGAAAGGPAGTGSPDGSPPGGAVPGGAAGDDDVIDAEFDKG; this is encoded by the coding sequence ATGGGCAAGGCAGTAGGCATCGACCTGGGCACCACGAACTCGGTGATCGCCGTCTGGGAGGGCGGCGAGCCGACGGTCGTACCCAACACTGAGGGCAACCGCACGACACCGTCCGTGGTGGCCTTCACCGACACCGGCGAGCGCCTGGTGGGCCAGCTGGCCCGCCGCCAGTCGATTCTCAACCCCAAGGGCACCATCTACTCGGCCAAGCGGTTCGTCGGTCGGCACTTCGACGAGATCTCCGAAGAGGCCAAGGCCGTCGCGTACGACGTCGTCGAGGGAGACGGAGGCGCCGCCCGCTTCAAGGTGCGCGACAAGCTCTATGCGCCTGAGGAGATCAGCGCGCAGGTGCTGCGCAAGCTCGCCGACGACGCCTCCAAGCAGCTGGGCGAGCGGGTCACGGAGGCGGTCATCACGGTGCCCGCCTACTTCAACGACGCCCAGCGCACCGCCACCAAGGACGCCGGACGGATCGCCGGTCTGGAAGTGTTGCGGATCATCAATGAGCCGACCGCGGCCGCCCTCGCCTACGGCATGGACAAGAAGCAGCACGAGACGGTGCTCGTCTTCGATCTGGGCGGCGGCACCTTCGACGTCAGCATCCTCGACGTCGGCGACGGCGTGGTGGAGGTACGGTCCACGGCGGGCGACAGCCATCTGGGCGGCGACGACTTCGACCGCCGGCTGGTCGACCAGCTCGCCGACGGCTTCCAGAAGGAGAACGGCATCGACCTGCGCCAGGACCCGCAGGCACTGCAACGACTGTTCGAGGCCGCCGAGAAGGCCAAGACCGAGCTCAGCTCCGTGACCCAGACGCAGGTCAGCCTGCCGTTCATCACGGCCGACGCCTCCGGGCCCAAGCACCTGACCACGACAATCATGCGATCCACGTTCGAGCAGATCACCGGCGACCTGGTGGAGCGCTGCCTGGGCCCGGTGCAGCAGGCCATGGACGACGCCAAGGTCAGTGACAACGACATCGACGAGGTCATCCTCGTCGGCGGCTCCACCCGCATCCCCGCCGTCCAGGCCCTGGTGCGCAGGCTGACCGGCGGCAAGGACCCCAACATGAGCGTCAACCCCGACGAGGTCGTGGCGATGGGCGCCGCGATCCAGGCCGGGGTCCTCAAGGGCGAGGTCAAGGATGTCCTGCTGCTCGATGTCACTCCGCTGTCGCTGGGCGTGGAGACACGCGGCGGCGTGATGACGAAGATCATCGAGCGGAACACCACCATCCCGGTGCGCCGCTCCGAGACCTTCTCCACCGCCGAGGACAACCAGCCCGCCGTCGACGTCGTCGTCCTGCAGGGCGAGCGTGAGCTGGCCGCCGACAACCGGGTCCTGGGTCGCTTCCGGCTCACCGACATCCGCCCCGCGCCGCGCGGTGAGCCGCAGATCGAGGTCATCTTCGACATCGACGCCAATGGCATCCTCAACGTCACCGCGCGGGACAAGGACACCGGCAAGGAGCAGGGCATCACCATCAGTGAGAGCTCCAACCTCGACCGCAGCGAGGTTGAGCGGATGGTCCAGGAGTCCGAGCGCAACCGCGGCCAGGACCAGGCGCTGCGCGAGGCAGTCGACGCCCGCAACGAACTGGACGCCATCGCCTACCAGGTCGAAAAGCGCCTCGGCGAGCTCGGCGACGCCGCGCCCGCACATGAGAAGGCCCGCGCCGAGATGCTGGTGTCCGAGGCCCGCGAGGCGGTCAGGAATGAGGCCGGGGTGGACAAGGTCCGGCCGCTGGCATCAGAACTCCAGCAGGTCTTCGCGGGGCTCGCGGCCCACCAGGCGGGAGCCGCCGCGGGCGGTCCGGCAGGCACCGGCTCACCGGACGGATCGCCGCCCGGCGGGGCCGTGCCGGGAGGCGCCGCAGGCGACGACGATGTGATCGACGCCGAGTTCGACAAGGGCTGA